One window of the Microbulbifer sp. Q7 genome contains the following:
- a CDS encoding TrkH family potassium uptake protein, with product MRFAVIARVFGILLTVFSLTLLPPIGVSLWYEDGTHIAFTIAFAITLLTGLFMWLPVHDLKQDLRTRDGFVVTSLFWLILGSFGSLPLIISPQPDLSVVDSIFESISGLTTTGATTITGLDTLPPAILYYRQQLQWVGGIGVIVIALAILPMLGIGGMQLYKAEMPGPVKDTKLTPRIAETARALFVIYIVLTILCGIGYWWAGMTVFDAVGHAFSTVANGGFSTHDASMGFYAHNHAIMAIAIIFMLTAAINFGLHFVALSNRTLSHYWKDSEFRFYVMVTIGACGIIVGYLYASGTFDMQSSMLHGVFQVVSIGTTAGFASESFALWPAFLPYILLLLGIMGACAGSTSGGIKSVRVMLIVKSGLRELNRLVHPNAVVPIKVNRKIVPSRVTDAVWGFFAIYILSFFVLTIIVMATGENFVTSFSTVASCLSNIGPALGDAAAHYGEVNEIAKCFLILAMLMGRLEIFTLLVLLTPAFWRH from the coding sequence ATGCGATTTGCAGTCATAGCGCGTGTATTTGGCATTTTGCTGACGGTATTCAGCCTCACGTTGCTGCCGCCGATCGGCGTCTCCCTGTGGTACGAAGATGGCACCCACATCGCATTCACCATTGCCTTCGCCATCACCCTGCTCACCGGCCTGTTTATGTGGCTGCCGGTACACGACCTGAAACAGGATCTGCGCACCCGCGACGGCTTTGTGGTGACCTCCCTGTTCTGGCTGATTCTGGGCAGCTTCGGCTCGCTGCCGCTGATTATCAGCCCACAGCCGGATCTCAGTGTGGTCGACTCCATTTTCGAGTCCATCTCGGGCCTGACCACCACCGGCGCCACCACCATCACCGGTCTCGACACCCTGCCCCCGGCCATTTTGTACTATCGGCAGCAACTGCAATGGGTCGGTGGTATCGGGGTAATTGTTATCGCTCTGGCGATCCTGCCAATGCTCGGCATTGGTGGTATGCAGCTGTACAAGGCGGAAATGCCGGGGCCGGTGAAAGACACCAAGTTAACGCCGCGTATCGCGGAAACCGCACGCGCGCTGTTCGTGATTTATATTGTGCTGACCATCCTGTGCGGTATCGGCTACTGGTGGGCCGGGATGACGGTGTTTGATGCGGTGGGCCACGCCTTTTCCACGGTGGCCAACGGTGGCTTCTCCACCCACGATGCGAGCATGGGGTTTTACGCCCACAACCACGCCATTATGGCGATCGCAATTATTTTTATGCTCACCGCGGCCATTAACTTCGGCCTGCATTTTGTTGCGCTGAGCAACAGGACCCTGAGCCACTACTGGAAAGATTCCGAGTTCCGTTTTTATGTAATGGTCACCATCGGCGCATGCGGCATTATCGTCGGCTACCTGTATGCATCCGGCACCTTTGATATGCAGAGCAGTATGCTGCACGGGGTGTTTCAGGTGGTCTCCATCGGCACCACCGCGGGGTTTGCTTCCGAGAGTTTTGCCCTGTGGCCGGCGTTCCTTCCGTATATTCTGTTACTGCTCGGCATTATGGGTGCCTGCGCCGGTTCCACATCGGGCGGCATCAAGTCCGTACGCGTGATGCTGATTGTGAAGTCCGGATTGCGGGAACTGAACCGGCTGGTGCATCCGAACGCGGTGGTGCCGATCAAGGTAAACCGCAAAATCGTCCCGTCGCGAGTTACCGATGCGGTGTGGGGATTTTTTGCCATTTATATTCTGTCGTTCTTCGTGCTCACCATTATCGTGATGGCAACCGGGGAAAATTTCGTTACCTCCTTTTCCACCGTCGCCTCGTGCCTGAGTAATATCGGCCCGGCCCTGGGCGATGCGGCAGCGCATTACGGTGAAGTGAATGAAATTGCGAAATGCTTTTTGATTCTGGCGATGCTGATGGGACGCCTGGAAATCTTTACCCTGCTGGTGCTGCTGACGCCGGCGTTCTGGCGGCATTGA
- the trkA gene encoding Trk system potassium transporter TrkA produces the protein MKIIILGAGQVGGSLAESLASERNDIVLVDSDEKTLRELRDRIDIGVVVGHASHPDILQEAGIEDADILVAVTNNDETNMAACQIAHSLFRVTTKIARVRASAYLQYPELFSTESIPIDVLISPEQIVSEYISRLIEHPGALQVLDFANGRVQLVAVRAVQGGPLVGHQLRYLREHMPKVDTRVAAIYRRNSPIIPQGSTVIEAGDEVFFIAARQDIRAVMSELRRLEQGYKRITIAGGGNIGLRLAHKLENRYSVKIIEQDHDRCIFLSEELSNSIVLHGSASDQDLLLEENIEDTDVFLALTNDDEANIMSSLLAKRLGTRKVMALINNRAYVDLVQGGEIDIAISPQQNTIGSLLTHVRRGDMVNVHSLRRGAAEAIEVIAHGDKRTSKVVGRKIEDIDLPEGASIGAIVRERDGDSQVLIAHDNIIVETDDHVIVFLVDRRHTRHVEQLFQVGFSFF, from the coding sequence ATGAAAATCATTATTCTCGGCGCCGGCCAGGTCGGTGGATCACTGGCAGAAAGTCTCGCCTCGGAACGTAACGACATTGTTCTGGTAGACAGCGACGAGAAAACTTTGCGCGAGCTGCGCGATCGCATCGACATTGGCGTGGTCGTCGGCCACGCCTCGCATCCGGATATCCTGCAGGAAGCCGGCATCGAAGACGCCGACATACTGGTAGCCGTCACCAACAACGACGAAACCAACATGGCCGCCTGCCAGATCGCCCACTCCCTGTTCCGGGTCACCACCAAAATCGCCCGCGTGCGCGCCTCCGCCTACCTGCAATATCCCGAACTGTTCTCCACCGAATCCATCCCCATCGATGTCCTCATCAGCCCCGAACAGATCGTGTCCGAATACATATCCCGGCTGATCGAACACCCCGGTGCCCTGCAGGTACTCGACTTCGCCAACGGCCGCGTCCAGCTCGTCGCCGTGCGCGCCGTACAGGGCGGCCCACTGGTCGGCCACCAGCTGCGCTACCTGCGCGAACACATGCCCAAAGTCGACACCCGGGTTGCCGCCATCTACCGCCGCAACAGCCCCATCATCCCCCAGGGCAGCACCGTCATCGAAGCCGGCGACGAAGTCTTCTTCATCGCCGCCCGGCAAGACATTCGTGCCGTCATGAGCGAACTGCGCCGACTGGAACAGGGCTACAAACGCATCACCATCGCCGGCGGCGGCAATATCGGGTTGCGCCTCGCGCACAAACTGGAAAACCGCTACTCGGTCAAAATCATCGAGCAGGACCACGATCGCTGTATCTTCCTTTCCGAAGAACTGAGCAACAGCATCGTGTTGCACGGCAGCGCCTCCGACCAGGACCTGCTGCTGGAAGAAAATATCGAAGACACCGATGTGTTCCTCGCCCTCACCAACGACGATGAGGCCAACATCATGTCGTCCCTGCTCGCCAAACGTCTCGGCACACGCAAGGTCATGGCACTGATCAACAACCGCGCCTATGTGGACCTGGTACAGGGTGGCGAAATCGATATTGCCATTTCACCTCAACAAAACACCATCGGCAGTCTGCTCACCCATGTGCGTCGCGGAGACATGGTCAATGTGCATTCCCTGCGCCGCGGTGCCGCCGAAGCCATTGAGGTCATTGCCCACGGTGACAAGCGCACCTCCAAGGTCGTGGGTCGCAAAATCGAGGATATCGACTTGCCGGAAGGCGCCAGCATCGGTGCGATCGTGCGTGAGCGGGACGGTGACAGCCAGGTACTGATTGCCCACGACAACATCATCGTGGAAACCGACGATCACGTGATCGTGTTCCTCGTTGACCGCCGCCATACCCGCCACGTGGAGCAATTGTTCCAGGTCGGCTTCAGCTTCTTCTGA
- the rsmB gene encoding 16S rRNA (cytosine(967)-C(5))-methyltransferase RsmB — protein sequence MNDPRALAARVVARLIQDRGSLQRLLPWAEKQVEDKDRSLLRELCYGTARFAPRLELILGKLSKKTIKDEELAALMLVGLYQLEYTRIPDHAAIGATVEAARALKLGHATGVVNGVLRNALRNKEVLTRKLSGNPQFSSAHPEWLQQAIKAAWGTEARAIFTANNANPPMTLRVNLSKTSRDEYLEQLQQAGIPAQACEFSAAGLVLENPVAVTRLPGFDDGLVSVQDQSAQLAAPLLDPQPGEKILDACAAPGGKTCHLLELQPDLDLSALDIEEERLDRVIENLERLGVGAQIICADAAEPEHWWDGEPFDRILLDAPCSATGVIRRNPDIKLLRRADDIPELAELQGKILRAMWRLLKPGGILLYATCSMLPEENSAQVARFIAETPDARDNTPQLLNEQPWGLPQEAGMQLLPGIHAGDGFYYAKLEKAKK from the coding sequence ATGAATGATCCCCGCGCTCTGGCGGCCCGCGTTGTCGCCCGCCTGATTCAGGACCGCGGTTCGCTGCAGCGGCTGCTGCCCTGGGCGGAAAAGCAGGTAGAAGATAAAGACCGCTCCCTGCTGCGCGAGCTCTGCTACGGCACCGCCCGCTTCGCGCCGCGATTGGAGCTGATCCTCGGCAAACTGTCGAAAAAAACCATCAAAGATGAAGAGCTGGCCGCGCTGATGCTGGTTGGCCTGTACCAGCTGGAATACACCCGTATCCCCGACCACGCCGCCATTGGTGCCACGGTGGAAGCGGCGCGCGCGCTCAAGCTTGGACATGCCACCGGTGTGGTCAATGGCGTTCTGCGCAATGCGCTGCGTAATAAGGAAGTGCTCACTCGCAAACTCTCCGGCAACCCCCAGTTCAGCTCCGCCCACCCCGAGTGGCTGCAGCAGGCCATCAAGGCCGCCTGGGGAACAGAGGCGCGCGCCATATTCACCGCCAATAACGCCAACCCGCCCATGACCCTGCGGGTGAACCTGTCGAAAACCAGCCGCGACGAATACCTCGAACAACTACAGCAAGCCGGCATCCCGGCCCAGGCGTGCGAATTTTCCGCGGCGGGACTGGTGCTGGAAAACCCCGTTGCCGTCACCCGCCTGCCCGGCTTCGACGACGGCCTCGTCAGTGTTCAGGACCAGTCGGCACAACTCGCCGCACCGCTGCTCGACCCGCAGCCCGGGGAAAAAATCCTCGACGCCTGCGCCGCTCCCGGGGGTAAAACCTGCCACCTGCTGGAACTTCAGCCCGACCTCGACCTCAGCGCCCTGGATATCGAAGAAGAACGCCTCGACCGCGTCATCGAAAATCTCGAACGACTCGGCGTTGGCGCCCAGATCATCTGCGCCGACGCCGCCGAGCCGGAACACTGGTGGGACGGCGAACCCTTCGACCGCATCCTGCTCGATGCCCCCTGCTCCGCCACCGGCGTCATCCGCCGCAACCCGGATATCAAACTCCTGCGCCGCGCCGACGACATCCCCGAACTGGCCGAGCTACAGGGCAAAATCCTGCGTGCCATGTGGCGCCTGTTAAAACCGGGCGGCATCCTGCTCTACGCCACCTGTTCCATGCTCCCCGAGGAAAACAGCGCTCAAGTGGCGCGCTTCATTGCGGAGACGCCGGATGCGAGGGACAATACGCCGCAATTGCTGAATGAGCAGCCCTGGGGGTTGCCGCAGGAGGCGGGTATGCAGCTGCTGCCTGGCATCCATGCGGGTGATGGGTTTTATTACGCGAAGCTTGAAAAGGCCAAAAAGTAA
- a CDS encoding LysM peptidoglycan-binding domain-containing protein has protein sequence MKKIILAAAATLLATFGLQAQDSRLNPDHPDTYVVQKGDTLWDISGAFLSQPWYWPEIWQANPQVENPHLIYPGDRLNLVYIDGQPRLELERAPTAYKLSPNSNNRLGPSVRREPIGSAIPAIPLDAINAFLSRTRIVGPNAFQGVPYVISGQDQRILMGAGEKIYARGDFREPLGSYGIYRPGPVYADPFTGEELGQQALDVGSVDLRQLDVDNANTDFAVATLDVTRTSRDIRLQDRLLPVEERAIAALFQPGAPSVPVDGIILGVEEGVTQVAKYDVVALNRGLREGLEPGHVLAIYKRGATVRDQLARQNVKLPDERAGVLMVFRSFEKMSLGLVLEADKPLAVMDLVRNP, from the coding sequence ATGAAAAAAATAATTCTGGCCGCCGCCGCCACCCTGCTGGCGACCTTTGGCCTGCAGGCGCAAGATTCGCGCCTCAACCCCGATCACCCGGACACCTACGTGGTGCAGAAAGGTGACACCCTGTGGGATATCTCGGGCGCCTTCCTGTCCCAGCCCTGGTACTGGCCGGAAATCTGGCAGGCCAACCCGCAGGTGGAAAACCCCCACCTGATCTACCCCGGTGACCGTCTCAACCTGGTCTATATCGACGGCCAGCCGCGCCTCGAGCTGGAGCGCGCGCCCACCGCCTACAAGCTAAGCCCGAACAGCAACAACCGCCTGGGCCCGTCCGTGCGCCGCGAGCCCATTGGCAGTGCCATCCCGGCCATTCCGCTGGATGCCATCAACGCCTTCCTGTCGCGCACCCGCATTGTCGGCCCCAACGCGTTCCAGGGCGTGCCCTACGTTATATCCGGGCAGGACCAGCGCATTCTGATGGGTGCCGGCGAAAAGATTTACGCCCGCGGCGACTTCCGCGAGCCCCTCGGCTCTTACGGCATCTACCGCCCCGGCCCGGTTTACGCGGACCCCTTTACCGGTGAAGAGCTTGGCCAGCAGGCCCTGGATGTGGGTTCTGTGGACCTGCGCCAGCTGGACGTCGACAACGCCAATACCGATTTTGCCGTGGCCACCCTTGATGTGACCCGTACCAGCCGTGATATCCGCCTGCAGGATCGCCTGTTACCGGTTGAGGAGCGCGCCATTGCCGCCCTGTTCCAGCCCGGTGCACCGTCCGTTCCCGTCGACGGCATCATTCTCGGTGTCGAAGAGGGCGTTACCCAGGTTGCCAAATACGATGTGGTTGCCCTCAACCGCGGTCTGCGCGAGGGTCTGGAGCCCGGCCACGTACTCGCCATCTACAAGCGCGGCGCCACCGTACGCGACCAGCTGGCCCGGCAAAATGTGAAACTGCCGGACGAGCGCGCCGGTGTGCTGATGGTGTTCCGCA
- the fmt gene encoding methionyl-tRNA formyltransferase — protein MSLNIIFAGTPDFAAIHLQTLLDSEHKVIAVYSQPDRPAGRGKKLLSSPVKQLALEHDIPVYQPLSLRDENAQQELAALNADLMVVVAYGLILPQVVLDTPRLGCVNVHASLLPRWRGAAPIQRAVEAGDAESGVAIMQMEAGLDTGPVLVEARTPIAAHETGGSLHDKLARLGGPALLEALQLLESGTAKPQVQDDTLANYAGKISKEEARIDWQRPAAELARLIRAFNPFPVCWTEYQDGKGKTQRLRIYQAKHEQGCHTDAPGTILSADDEGILVACGREALRLTQLQLPGKKALPLAEILKGYRDLFTAGTTLGTDHE, from the coding sequence ATGAGCCTGAATATCATCTTTGCCGGCACCCCCGACTTTGCCGCGATTCACCTGCAAACCCTGCTCGACAGCGAACACAAAGTGATCGCGGTCTACAGCCAGCCGGATAGACCCGCGGGGCGCGGCAAGAAGCTGCTGTCCAGCCCGGTGAAACAGCTGGCGCTGGAGCACGACATTCCGGTGTATCAGCCACTGTCCCTGCGGGACGAAAACGCGCAGCAAGAACTGGCGGCGCTGAATGCTGACCTGATGGTGGTGGTGGCCTACGGGCTGATTCTGCCGCAGGTGGTGCTGGATACGCCCCGTCTCGGGTGCGTGAATGTACATGCTTCCTTATTGCCGCGCTGGCGCGGGGCGGCGCCGATTCAGCGGGCGGTGGAGGCCGGCGACGCAGAAAGTGGTGTGGCGATCATGCAGATGGAGGCGGGGCTGGATACCGGGCCGGTGTTAGTCGAGGCCCGTACACCCATTGCCGCCCATGAGACCGGTGGCAGCCTGCACGACAAGCTGGCGCGTCTCGGCGGGCCGGCGCTGCTGGAGGCGCTGCAGCTGCTGGAGAGCGGCACGGCGAAACCGCAGGTACAGGACGATACGCTGGCCAATTACGCCGGCAAGATTTCCAAGGAGGAGGCGCGCATCGACTGGCAGCGCCCGGCGGCAGAGCTGGCGCGCCTGATCCGGGCATTTAACCCGTTTCCCGTGTGCTGGACCGAGTATCAGGACGGCAAGGGCAAGACCCAGCGCCTGCGGATATACCAGGCAAAACACGAACAGGGCTGTCATACCGACGCGCCGGGCACGATTCTCAGTGCCGATGATGAGGGTATTCTGGTGGCCTGTGGGCGCGAGGCTCTGCGCCTGACGCAGCTACAATTGCCGGGCAAGAAGGCGCTGCCGTTGGCGGAGATCTTGAAAGGCTACCGCGACCTGTTCACCGCTGGCACCACACTGGGTACTGACCATGAATGA
- the def gene encoding peptide deformylase → MAKLEILEFPDPRLRKVAEPVAEVTDDHRTLIDDMFETMYEAPGVGLAATQINVHERIVVIDVSEDQSEPLVLINPEVEVLDAEIHKYDEGCLSVPGFYETVQRPRKIRLKALDRNGEAYALEAEGLLAVCIQHEIDHLDGKLFVDYISPLKRNRIRSKLEKAHRQRA, encoded by the coding sequence ATGGCCAAACTGGAAATCCTTGAATTCCCCGATCCCCGCTTGCGCAAGGTGGCGGAGCCTGTTGCTGAGGTGACAGACGACCATCGTACGCTGATCGATGATATGTTCGAGACGATGTATGAGGCGCCGGGCGTGGGCCTGGCGGCGACGCAGATCAATGTGCACGAGCGCATTGTGGTGATCGATGTGTCGGAGGATCAGAGTGAGCCGCTGGTGCTGATCAACCCGGAGGTTGAGGTGCTGGATGCGGAGATCCACAAGTACGATGAGGGTTGCCTGTCGGTGCCCGGGTTCTACGAGACGGTGCAGCGCCCGCGCAAGATCCGCCTGAAGGCGCTGGATCGCAATGGCGAGGCCTACGCCCTGGAGGCCGAGGGGCTACTGGCGGTGTGCATCCAGCATGAGATCGACCATCTCGATGGCAAGCTGTTTGTGGATTACATCTCGCCGCTCAAGCGCAATCGTATTCGCTCCAAGCTGGAAAAGGCGCATCGCCAGAGAGCGTAA